DNA from Pelobacter propionicus DSM 2379:
GGAAAGCGTGACCTTTGCCTCCGGCCTGGTGACCCACAAGACAGCCCCCACGGGAGACCGGGTGAGCTATGGCGCCTATGAGATGGTCAATGGCGTTCCCTTTGCCGGGAAGCTGGAGATGCTGACCATGGATAACGACCGGATTCTGCTCGGCTTCCAGGAGCCGGAGGTCAACCTGGCCCTTGACCTGTCCGACTTCACTCCCCGCTTAAAGGGTGTAAAAATTTTGCCGCTCTCGGCGTTACCGGTGGCTGCTCCAGGGGAATGAACCGGGAAACGCGACACCCCTCAGTTGCCGTGTTTTGAATGAAAGAGGAGGCGTTTGATGCATCCATTGGAGCCGGTAGCCTGCGCCGAGCTGATCAGAAACTCGAAATCAATGGTCGCGCTGACCGGGGCGGGCATATCCACCGCGGCCGGCATCCCCGACTTCAGGGGGCCCAAGGGGCTGTACGTCACCCGGCGCTACGACCCCGAACTGGTTTTCGAGATTGACAACTTTCAGCGCGCACCGCAGTATTTCTACGAGTTTACCAGCGATTTTGCCACTGCGGTGAGGGATGTTGCTCCCACCTTTACCCATCGTTTCCTCGCCCAGCAGGAGCAGGCGGGACAGCTGGAGGGGGTCATCACCCAGAACATCGATATCCTGCACCAGATGGCGGGGAGCAGGAACGTCCTGGAACTGCACGGTTCCTACCGTTCGGCCACCTGCCAGTCCTGCCGCACGCGGTTGCACGAGCTGGATTACCCTTGGTGGATCGATGCCATGGCCGGCAGCAGCCACCCACCGGTGGTACATTGCCCATCCTGTGACGGGCTCCTGAAGCCGGACATCGTATTTTTCGGCGAAGCGGTCAACGGCTTTGGTCGGGCCGAAGCCATGGTCGCAGCCTGCGACCTCTTGCTGGTGCTGGGGTCGTCCCTGAACGTCACCCCGGCATCGCTGCTTCCCTACAGCACATCTGCCCCGACGGTTATCGTCAATCGGGGCAGCGTCATGTTGCCGCCAGCTCCCAACCGCTACTTCGTGGACGAGGATCTGGACGACTATTTCACGAAGGTTGCGGACCATGTGCGGCGCTGAACAGGGGGAGCGTCGAGGTACGATGAACCTGAATTCTTCAGTTGGGAGCAGTCTCCTTTCGCGCGGACGAAAGATTCCTGGTGCGCTCTCTCCGACAGCCCCCAACTGCCGTTTCCAGGATGAATACACTTTGAGCAGAGCGAGGAGAGAGGCATGATCCCGGAACGGGTCGATCGGATGACATCCTTCATCGTCATGGATGTACTTGAAAAAGCTCAGGAGATGGAGCGGGCAGGGATCGATGTTATCCATCTGGAAGTGGGGGAGCCGGACTTCGGCGTGCCGGAATGCGTCAGCGAGGCGATCAGCCGGGCGGTTCGTGACGGGCACACCCACTACACCCACAGCCTCGGCATGGTCGAGTTGCGGGAGGCGATCTGCGAGCATTACGGAAAGAACTACGGTGTGGCGGTTCACCCCGATCAGGTGGTGGTGACCTCCGGCACGTCGCCGGCCATGCTGAGCATGTTCTCCACACTGCTCGCCAAGGGGGACGAGGTGATCATCTCCGATCCCCACTATGCCTGTTATCCCAACTTCATCCAGTTTCTGGAGGGGAAGGTGGTCAAGGTGCCGGTGTGCGAGGATGACGGCTTCCAATACCGCCCCGAGGCCATCCGCGACAGGATCACGGAGAGGACCAGGGCGATCCTGATCAACTCCCCCAGCAACCCCACCGGCACGGTGCTGTCGGCGGAGCGCATGTGGGCCATTGCCCAGTTGGGGCCGTACTGCATTTCCGACGAAATCTACCATGGGCTGAACTACCATGGCAGCGAGCATACCATCCTGGAGTTCACCGACCATGCCTTTGTGCTGAACGGTTTCTCCAAGATCTTCGCCATGACCGGCCTGCGCCTGGGGTACCTTATCGCTCCCCCCTGCTTCATTCGCCCCCTGCAGAAGCTTCAGCAGAACTTCTTTCTGGCGCCCAACTCGGTCGCCCAGATCGGCGGCATCGCCGCGCTGAAGGAAGCCGATGCCGATGTGCTCAGGATGAGGAATACCTACGACCAGCGCCGGCGCTTTATGATCCAGCGCCTGAGGGACATCGGCTTCGGCATTCCGGTGGAGCCGACCGGCGCCTTTTACGTGTTCGCAAACGCCAAACATCTCTCCGGCGACTCCTACGCCCTTGCCTACGACATCCTGGAAAAGGCCCGCGTGGGGGTGACCCCCGGCATCGATTTTGGCCAGGGGGGAGAGGGGTACCTGCGCTTCACCTATGCCAATTCCCTGGAAAATATCGCCGAAGGGTTAAGTCGGCTGGAGCGCTACGTGGC
Protein-coding regions in this window:
- a CDS encoding SIR2 family NAD-dependent protein deacylase; the protein is MHPLEPVACAELIRNSKSMVALTGAGISTAAGIPDFRGPKGLYVTRRYDPELVFEIDNFQRAPQYFYEFTSDFATAVRDVAPTFTHRFLAQQEQAGQLEGVITQNIDILHQMAGSRNVLELHGSYRSATCQSCRTRLHELDYPWWIDAMAGSSHPPVVHCPSCDGLLKPDIVFFGEAVNGFGRAEAMVAACDLLLVLGSSLNVTPASLLPYSTSAPTVIVNRGSVMLPPAPNRYFVDEDLDDYFTKVADHVRR
- a CDS encoding pyridoxal phosphate-dependent aminotransferase translates to MIPERVDRMTSFIVMDVLEKAQEMERAGIDVIHLEVGEPDFGVPECVSEAISRAVRDGHTHYTHSLGMVELREAICEHYGKNYGVAVHPDQVVVTSGTSPAMLSMFSTLLAKGDEVIISDPHYACYPNFIQFLEGKVVKVPVCEDDGFQYRPEAIRDRITERTRAILINSPSNPTGTVLSAERMWAIAQLGPYCISDEIYHGLNYHGSEHTILEFTDHAFVLNGFSKIFAMTGLRLGYLIAPPCFIRPLQKLQQNFFLAPNSVAQIGGIAALKEADADVLRMRNTYDQRRRFMIQRLRDIGFGIPVEPTGAFYVFANAKHLSGDSYALAYDILEKARVGVTPGIDFGQGGEGYLRFTYANSLENIAEGLSRLERYVAERTC